TTACTACTCAATTTTAAAATTGCCTGCTTTAACGCTTCAACAGAACCCTGCACGTCTGCCTTTATTATTACATTTAATTCTTTTATATTGCCTTGTTGCATCTGGTTGAAAAGATCTTCCAACGTCACCTTCTGTGATACGAAACGGGTCTCTTTCATTTTTTCTTTTCTCGCTTCAGCCAGTTCTCTGGCTTTCTTTTCGTCATCTACTACAACTAACAAGTCTCCTGCTTCCGGAACCTCTGAAAGACCTATTACCTCCACAGGAGTAGATGGCCCTGCCTCCTTTAACCTTTTGCCTTTGTCGTCAAACATAGCGCGGACTTTTCCATAAGCTGTCCCTACGATGATGGCATCGCCCACTCTTAAAGTACCACTTTGCACTATAGCCGTCGCTACAGGACCGCGACCTTTATCCAGACGAGCCTCTATAACAATGCCTCTAGCCTTCTTATCGGGATTAGCTTTCAACTCTTGCATCTCGGCAACCAATAATATCATTTCCAGCAGATCATTTATACCCTGTTTTTTCAGCGCCGAAACAGGTATGCAGATCGTATCGCCTCCCCATTCCTCAGGTATGAGGCCATATTCCGCAAGCTCCTGTTTCACCCTGTCAGGATTGGCTTCAGGCTTATCGATCTTGTTTATAGCTACAATTATAGGGACTTTGGCTGCCTTTGCATGATTTATAGCTTCAATGGTTTGCGGCATAACTCCATCGTCAGCTGCTACTACCAGAACCGCTATATCTGTTACCTGTGCTCCCCTTGACCTCATTGATGTAAAAGCTTCATGGCCTGGAGTATCTAAAAATACTATCTTCTTGCCGTTGAGTTCCACAGTAGATGCGCCAATATGCTGTGTAATTCCACCTACTTCCTTCGCAGTCACGTTGGTATTCCTTATAGCATCTAACAATGAAGTTTTTCCGTGGTCAACATGACCCATCACTGTAACAATAGGTGGCCTCGGTTTGAGGCTTGCAGGATCATCCTTTTCTTCTTCAGGAAGTTCTCCTTTGTTTTCAACTTTTTTTTCGATGTTAATTCCATATTTATCAGCCAGTTTTTGCGCTACTTCAAATGGCAATACATCGTTAATTTTTAACATATATTTCATAAAAAGAAGATCTCTCACAACTTCGGAAGGAGCTTTTTTTATCAACTCTGCAAATTCCCTGACAGTCATACCTTCAACAAACTCGATTTTATCTACAACTGCATCTTGTTGTACTGCATTGTTTTCAGCAATGCTCTTCTTATTCTTTTTCTTTTTTGAACCTTTTCTTTGCTTAATTTTATCATCGTCAAATTCACTTTCGTACTCATCATCTATAGATAACGTATCTTTATCATCATGTTCATCAATCATCATATCACTCTCATTTCGCTTATCCTCTTTCATCTCAGGTTCCCTCATCAACTCCACTATCATATTCACTTCCTCATCCTCTAAAGTACTCATATGGTTTTTAATATTCATGCCTAAATCTGTCAATTTGGAAATTAAATCTTTACTTGATAAATTAAGCTCTCTGGCCAATTCATACACCCTCAATTTTGACATGACATCACCTCCGTTATCCTTTTAAAGCCTTGTATATGGCTTCGGCAAATCCACTATCAGTAACGCACAATACAGATCTCTCACCCTTGCCCAAACAGCTGCCTAGCTCTTCTTTTTTGCCATATACAAATACAGGTATTTCATACCTCTTACATAAAGTTATTATCTGTCTTACCGTGTTGTTTGCAGCGTCTTCCGCAACTATTACTATCTTCGCCTTTTTTTTCAATATAGCCTGCCTTGATAAAAATATCCCCGATTTAATCCTACCTGCTCGTTGAGCTAACCCCAATAACGAATAAATCCTTTGATTATTTACCAATTTTATCATATTCCTCTCTCAATCTTTCAATATCATCTTCTGTAACCTGGGTATCCAGTGCCTTTTCCAATTTTTCTTTATTTAATGCCTTCCTAAAGCAATCCTCATTAGGGCAAAAATAAGTGCCACGTCCCGACACTTTACCTGTTGTATCCAATTGTATAACACCTGTTTTGGCATTTCTCACTATTCTTATTAATTCTCTCTTGGGCTTTGATTGCATACAACCCAGGCACTTTCTCATAGGTATTTTCTTTACACCCGCCATTAACATCACCACACTATTTAGTTTCTATACCATTTATATCTATTTTCCAGCCTGTAAGCTTGGCTGCCAGCCTGGCATTCTGACCTTCTTTCCCAATAGCTAGTGACAACTGATATTCTGGTACAAATACCTTGGCTGCTTTCTCGCTTTCATTTATCTCTACTCTTACTATATTAGCAGGGCTCAACGCGTTAGATATAAATTCACCAATATCTTTACTCCATTTCACTATATCTATTTTTTCGCCTCTTAATTCGTTTACTACCGCTTGAACTCTCGCACCCTTAAAACCCACACACGCTCCTACCGGATCCACTTTCTCATCATGTGAAAAAACCGCCATCTTGGTCCTGGACCCTGCTTCTCGAGCTATGCTTTTGATTTCTACAATCCCATCGTATATCTCAGGCACTTCTTGTTCAAAAAGTCTCTTTACAAAACCAGGATGCGTACGAGATGCTATTATAACAGGACCTTTTGTCGTTTTCTTTACTTCAACTATATAGAGCTTTATTCTATCACCAGGTTTATAACTCTCCCCAGGAATCTGCTCTGAAACAGGCAATGTCGTTTCCATCCTACCAAGATCTATAAGCAAATTCTTTTTATCAGCTCTCGTCACAACACCTACAATTATATCATTTTCTTTCGCCAGAAAATCCTCATATAATATGCCTCTTTCTGCTTCTCTTATTTTTTGCACCACAACTTGTTTAGCTGTCTGAGCCGCAATTCTTCCAAACTTTTTTGGCGTAATCTCAACTTCCACTATATCGCCCAGTTGATAAAGCGAATTTATCTTCTGGGCATCTTCAAGGCTTATTTCCATTTTTTCGTCATGCACCTCAGGTACCACCACCTTTTGTGCCATGACTTTTATAGCACCCGTCTCCTTATTTATATAAACCTTTGCATTTTGCGCGGTCCCATAATTTTTTCTATAGGCCGTTATAAGAGCCGTTTCCAAAGCTTCCAAAATAATTTCCTTACTAACGCCTTTATCCTTTTCTATTTGATTAAGAGCTTCAATAAGTTCTCCATCCATAATACCCACCTCCGTCTAAAATTCGAAATGTAACCTTGCCAATGAAATTTTTTCTAACGGTATTGCCATTATCTCTCCCTGGACTATCTCTATATACACATTCCCATCTCTATAATCTTTGAGTAAACCCACGAATTCCTTTCTACCATCTACAGGCTGATATAATTTCACGTAAATCTTTTCACCTTTAAAGCGTTCATAATCTTTCGGTTTTTTCAAAGGCCTTTCAATGCCTGGAGATGATACTTCCAATATATATTTGTGCTTTATGGGATCCACCTCATCCAGTCTATCACTCAAATATCTGGATAAATCTTCACAGTCTTCTATGCTTATCCCCTCAGGCTTATCAATATACACCCTTAAATACCAATCTTTGCCTTCTTTTACGTACTCTATATCTACAACCTCAATATCTTTATCCTCTATATAAGGCTCTAATAAATCCATTGCTATTCTTTCTATTTTTGACATATAAATCCTCCCGATTGTTCACATAACACGAAAGAGTGGGTTCTACCCACTCTCTTCCAGCTTCTACTGGTTATTATAGCATAGTTAAAATAATAATGCAACAATCGTTAATCTTCTTTTACATAAACGTGTTCTAATTTTGTAGCATGAATCTGTTCATCAACGATTATGGAATGTATCCGTTCTTTATAGTACATGTTAGGCGCTAAAAGCAGTATTTGCATATAGTACTTGGCCGCACCAAGCTCATCATTTAGAGCATCTTCTAAAGCATCAGCGTATTCATCGGCCAGATGCACTTCTATTTCAAACATAGGCGGCGCCTGATAAGTCATACTCATATACATGCTTAAAAAATACCTGTAGTGTTTTTCCTCATCTTCTATTATAGATTTTATTATCTCTATGTCCTCTTCAGGAGCCATTTTAAGCAACACATTATAAGATTTTATGGCCTTAGCCTCATCTATCAAGGCATAATACACCTTTGAGATAAAGTCGTAATATTCTGTCATATGTTTCCCTCCTTATATAAATGGTAAATCGATAATGGTCTTTTACATAATATGCAAGGAGAGAAACAATTGTGTTCAGCAAAACTCAAAGTCCCATCATAATACACTTTTAAGAAAATTTAAAAGCATTTGATTCTCATTTCTGAGCTTTATACATACTCTAAATTGCCTATTATTTAGGTACTTAAATGTCGATGCATCCCTTATGAGCATACCTTTTTTTATGGCATTTTCTGTAATTTCTCTGGCAGAAATGTTGCTTAATATCTCACATAAAAAGAAATTGCACACAGAATCATATACCTTTAAGTTCCCAATCTTCTTTAGCTCTGCTGCCATAAATCTCCTTTCGGTGTACATAAAATCCCGTGACCGCCTTATATAGTCCTCATCCCGTAACACAGCTCTTGCAGCCATATCTGCCAACAGATTCACAGACCAGGGATCTTTTTTATCATTTATATTCTCAATGAGGTTTAGATTTGATGTCAAGCCATATCCTATTCTTAAGCCCGGAATACCAAAATACTTAGAAAAACCCCTTATTATGAACAAATTCGAATATTTATTTATAATACTGGAAGATGAAAATAAACTTATGTCATCAGTAAATTCAACATAAGTTTCATCAACCATCAAAAATGCACCATATTCCATAGCAACTTTTGCCAGTTTGTTTATCTCCTGTACAGTGAAAGCTGTTCCTGTAGGATTATCAGGGTTACATACCACAATAATATCTTTTCCTTGTACCATAGAGCACAGCTCATTTATATCTCCCTTATAATTAACTTCACGCTTTAAAACATAATGGTCAACCATAGCTCCATTAATAACCAGTTCCCTTTCGTATTCTGAATAGGCAGGCATAACTACAAGAGCCTTTCGAGGTTTTAAAACCTTTATAAAAAGTGATATGAGTTCTGTAGCACCATTTCCCACTATGATGTTTTTATAGTCCACTCCCGTATATTCAGATATAGCCATTCGCAGTTCACGGTATTCTGGATCGGGATAATGAGAAAGTGCATCTATATTTTTAATAATTTCCTGTTTTGCACTGTATGGCACCCCCAATGGGTTGACATTGTCACTGTAGTCTATTATAGCATCTATATTTATTCCGTATTGCTCTGCAGCTTTGTAGATATTGCCTCCGTGTTCCATTCTCATCACCTCATCGATTTATTATATCATATATTGATTTTTTCTTCCTCATTGAAAGTAATCGCGCAAAAAAAGAGCGGGCAATCCGCTCTTTTCTAGCCTTGTACCATTTCTTGTCCTTTATTGATTCAAAATCAAAGCCGCTGCACCAAGTACACCAGCATCTTTCCCCAGCTTTGCCCTGACTATCTCCACCACTTCAGCATTGGCCTTTAATGCTCTTTTGTCGATCTCTTTCATTATCCTGTCGTACATCATATCCAGATCGTTGGACATACCTCCACCTATTATGATGCGGCGTGGATTGAAATTATTTATTATATTAGAAATGCCCACGCCTAAAAGCTCTGCTTCTCGTTCCACCATTTCAAGAGCATACTCATCCCCTTTTCTTGCTGCATCAAAAACGATCTTCGCATCGATTTTCTCCAGATCACCGTTTACCATATCCAGTATCAAAGATTTTCTTCTACCATGTTTAAGGCCATCAATTGCAAATTTTGTAAAAGCAGTACCCGATGCTAAAGCCTCCCAGCAGCCATAATTGCCACAACCACACTGAGGTCCGTGCATATCTATAGTCGTATGACCCAGTTCAGCTCCATTAGAGTTCTCACCGTGGAACAGCTTGCCTTCAATAAAAGCTCCTCCGCCAATACCCGTACTTACAGTGATATACACAAAGTTCTTCACACCCTTACCTGCACCAAAGGTCCCTTCTCCAACAGCAGCAGCATTAGCATCATTATCCACCTTTATAGGAACATTGAATTCCTCCTGTACTTTATCCTTCAACGGTATATTTATCCATCCAGGAAGATTGGGAGTAAATTTTATAACCCCGGTCTCAGCATCCAGTGGGCCCGGAGAACCTATTCCGATTCCTTCTAAATCATCCACGGTTGCTCCTACCTCATCCATGACCTGGTGTATGGTATCCTTTATTTTTTGTATTACCGCATCAGGTCCCTTTTGTGCATCTGTAGGCACATTTGCTCTTGCCAGTATCTCACCGCTCTTATTTATAATAACAGTGCTTAATTTAGTACCTCCAAGATCAACACCAACTATGTACTTTTTATCCGACATATAACCACCCTTTCAAAAATAATATGAATACAAAATTAAAAAACGTTTAACTTTTCCCCAGCTAAAAAACCGGAGGTTTTCAAAAACATTATAGCAAATCCGCTATAAAAAGCAACCAGCTTTCATCTTTTGTCTACATCGGCAACCATTTGTAACCCTTGCCCGGGCAAATAAAAAGGTACACGATGTTTTCGTGTACCTTTTTTCTATTTATTTAGTATTGTCTGCTCGGTTTCTTTGTCGAAGAGGTGAATTTTGTTCACGTCAAAACCAACTTTAATCAAATCTCCCTCTCTGGCGCTGCTCCTGGGATCAACCCTGGCTGTCAGCTGATGGCCTTTTACGTTTAAGTACAGGAATGTCTCAGCTCCCATCAATTCCACGACCTCAACCTTTGCATCTATAGCGGCCTCAGGATATGCTTCCAGGAACATCTCTTCATCGTGTATATCCTCAGGCCTTATGCCTAACGTCACTTCTTTTCCAATATACGATTTATCTTTTAATTTTTTAACTTTGCCATCAGGTATTTTTATGGAAAATCCAGCAAATTCAGCGTAAATAGCACCGTCTTTTTCTACTAATCTGGCGTCAATAAAGTTCATCTCAGGGCTTCCTATAAAACCTGCCACAAACTTATTTACTGGATAGTCGTACAATTCCTGTGGGCCTGCAACCTGCTGAATCACGCCATCTTTCATCACGACGATTCTGTCACCCATGGTCATAGCCTCAGTTTGATCGTGGGTGACATAAATAAACGTCGTCTGCAATCTCTCATGCAATTTGCTAAGCTCTGTCCTCATCTGAACTCTCAACTTGGCATCAAGATTTGACAAGGGCTCATCCATCAAAAATACTTTGGGTTCTCTTACAATTGCACGTCCCAGAGCGACCCTCTGCCGTTGTCCTCCTGATAAGGCCTTGGGTTTTCTATCCAGTAAGTGCTCTATGTCCAATATTCTGGCTGCTTCTTTTACCCTCTTATCAATTTCTGCCCTGGGCATCTTTCTCAGCTTGAGGCCAAAGGCCATGTTATCATACACAGTCATATGGGGATATAATGCGTAGTTCTGGAATACCATCGCTATATCCCTATCTTTAGGCGGCACATCATTTACCAGTCTATCGCCTATGTACAATTCCCCTTCAGTTATCTCTTCAAGGCCTGCAACCATTCTCAAGGTGGTCGATTTGCCACAACCCGATGGGCCAACCAGGACGATAAATTCCCTATCAGCTATGTCCAGGTTAAAATCCTTTACAGCCACAACACCACCCTGATATACCTTCGTCACACCTTTTAATACAACGCTTGCCATCCACTTTCCCCCTTTCCTCTTTTTCGATATCAGTTGTTTTAGTATAATTTTATTATTTTTTATATAAATTTAATATTGACGTTATAACTAAAATTTTGAATACGTTTTTATTTATTTTAGTTGTAACATATTTGTAGCATAAACCAGAAAAAGCCTGGCAATCTATTACCAGGCCTTTTGCAAAAAAACATCAGATTTTTTTGGTTATTTCATCCTTTATTTTTGCGATAAAATCATCCAACGCCATCGAGCCAATGTCTCCTTCTTTTCTAGACCTTACAGAAATTGTACCGTTTTCGACCTCGTTATCGCCTATTATGAGCATGTACGGTATTTTCTGAATCTGAGCTTCCCGTATCTTATAGCCTATCTTTTCATTTCGCTTATCAGTTTCAACCCTTACGTCCATTCCTTTAAGTGTATCATTCACCTTTTCAGCATATTCAAAGTGCCTGTCAGCTATAGGCAGTATCCTCACTTGTACAGGGGCAAGCCATGTAGGAAATGCACCAGCGTAGTGCTCTGTAAGTATTCCTATAAATCTTTCAATGCTGCCGTAAATAACCCTGTGGAGCATTACAGGCCTGTGCTTTTCGCCATCCTGCCCTATATACGTAAGGTCAAAACGTTCGGGCATCTGAAAATCCAGCTGTATCGTGCCGCATTGCCATGTTCTCCCTATACTATCTTTTAAATGAAAGTCAATCTTAGGACCATAAAAGGCTCCATCGCCTTCAT
This genomic stretch from Caldanaerobius fijiensis DSM 17918 harbors:
- the rimP gene encoding ribosome maturation factor RimP; this encodes MSKIERIAMDLLEPYIEDKDIEVVDIEYVKEGKDWYLRVYIDKPEGISIEDCEDLSRYLSDRLDEVDPIKHKYILEVSSPGIERPLKKPKDYERFKGEKIYVKLYQPVDGRKEFVGLLKDYRDGNVYIEIVQGEIMAIPLEKISLARLHFEF
- a CDS encoding ferritin-like domain-containing protein codes for the protein MTEYYDFISKVYYALIDEAKAIKSYNVLLKMAPEEDIEIIKSIIEDEEKHYRYFLSMYMSMTYQAPPMFEIEVHLADEYADALEDALNDELGAAKYYMQILLLAPNMYYKERIHSIIVDEQIHATKLEHVYVKED
- the cobD gene encoding threonine-phosphate decarboxylase CobD, encoding MRMEHGGNIYKAAEQYGINIDAIIDYSDNVNPLGVPYSAKQEIIKNIDALSHYPDPEYRELRMAISEYTGVDYKNIIVGNGATELISLFIKVLKPRKALVVMPAYSEYERELVINGAMVDHYVLKREVNYKGDINELCSMVQGKDIIVVCNPDNPTGTAFTVQEINKLAKVAMEYGAFLMVDETYVEFTDDISLFSSSSIINKYSNLFIIRGFSKYFGIPGLRIGYGLTSNLNLIENINDKKDPWSVNLLADMAARAVLRDEDYIRRSRDFMYTERRFMAAELKKIGNLKVYDSVCNFFLCEILSNISAREITENAIKKGMLIRDASTFKYLNNRQFRVCIKLRNENQMLLNFLKSVL
- the rnpM gene encoding RNase P modulator RnpM, with translation MAGVKKIPMRKCLGCMQSKPKRELIRIVRNAKTGVIQLDTTGKVSGRGTYFCPNEDCFRKALNKEKLEKALDTQVTEDDIERLREEYDKIGK
- the nusA gene encoding transcription termination factor NusA, with amino-acid sequence MDGELIEALNQIEKDKGVSKEIILEALETALITAYRKNYGTAQNAKVYINKETGAIKVMAQKVVVPEVHDEKMEISLEDAQKINSLYQLGDIVEVEITPKKFGRIAAQTAKQVVVQKIREAERGILYEDFLAKENDIIVGVVTRADKKNLLIDLGRMETTLPVSEQIPGESYKPGDRIKLYIVEVKKTTKGPVIIASRTHPGFVKRLFEQEVPEIYDGIVEIKSIAREAGSRTKMAVFSHDEKVDPVGACVGFKGARVQAVVNELRGEKIDIVKWSKDIGEFISNALSPANIVRVEINESEKAAKVFVPEYQLSLAIGKEGQNARLAAKLTGWKIDINGIETK
- the infB gene encoding translation initiation factor IF-2: MSKLRVYELARELNLSSKDLISKLTDLGMNIKNHMSTLEDEEVNMIVELMREPEMKEDKRNESDMMIDEHDDKDTLSIDDEYESEFDDDKIKQRKGSKKKKNKKSIAENNAVQQDAVVDKIEFVEGMTVREFAELIKKAPSEVVRDLLFMKYMLKINDVLPFEVAQKLADKYGINIEKKVENKGELPEEEKDDPASLKPRPPIVTVMGHVDHGKTSLLDAIRNTNVTAKEVGGITQHIGASTVELNGKKIVFLDTPGHEAFTSMRSRGAQVTDIAVLVVAADDGVMPQTIEAINHAKAAKVPIIVAINKIDKPEANPDRVKQELAEYGLIPEEWGGDTICIPVSALKKQGINDLLEMILLVAEMQELKANPDKKARGIVIEARLDKGRGPVATAIVQSGTLRVGDAIIVGTAYGKVRAMFDDKGKRLKEAGPSTPVEVIGLSEVPEAGDLLVVVDDEKKARELAEARKEKMKETRFVSQKVTLEDLFNQMQQGNIKELNVIIKADVQGSVEALKQAILKLSSNELRVNVLHEGVGIITETDVMLAAASNAIIIGFNVRPDSKAKDLAEREKVDIRLYRIIYDVIDDIEKALKGLLEPEYREVYLGRAEVRQLFKVSGLGTVAGCYVLDGKISRTSSVRLIRDGVVVYEGKPASLKRFKDDVREVAAGYECGMMLDKYNDIKEGDIIEAFIIEKVQQ
- a CDS encoding ROK family protein, with the translated sequence MSDKKYIVGVDLGGTKLSTVIINKSGEILARANVPTDAQKGPDAVIQKIKDTIHQVMDEVGATVDDLEGIGIGSPGPLDAETGVIKFTPNLPGWINIPLKDKVQEEFNVPIKVDNDANAAAVGEGTFGAGKGVKNFVYITVSTGIGGGAFIEGKLFHGENSNGAELGHTTIDMHGPQCGCGNYGCWEALASGTAFTKFAIDGLKHGRRKSLILDMVNGDLEKIDAKIVFDAARKGDEYALEMVEREAELLGVGISNIINNFNPRRIIIGGGMSNDLDMMYDRIMKEIDKRALKANAEVVEIVRAKLGKDAGVLGAAALILNQ
- a CDS encoding L7Ae/L30e/S12e/Gadd45 family ribosomal protein, coding for MIKLVNNQRIYSLLGLAQRAGRIKSGIFLSRQAILKKKAKIVIVAEDAANNTVRQIITLCKRYEIPVFVYGKKEELGSCLGKGERSVLCVTDSGFAEAIYKALKG
- a CDS encoding ABC transporter ATP-binding protein, with protein sequence MASVVLKGVTKVYQGGVVAVKDFNLDIADREFIVLVGPSGCGKSTTLRMVAGLEEITEGELYIGDRLVNDVPPKDRDIAMVFQNYALYPHMTVYDNMAFGLKLRKMPRAEIDKRVKEAARILDIEHLLDRKPKALSGGQRQRVALGRAIVREPKVFLMDEPLSNLDAKLRVQMRTELSKLHERLQTTFIYVTHDQTEAMTMGDRIVVMKDGVIQQVAGPQELYDYPVNKFVAGFIGSPEMNFIDARLVEKDGAIYAEFAGFSIKIPDGKVKKLKDKSYIGKEVTLGIRPEDIHDEEMFLEAYPEAAIDAKVEVVELMGAETFLYLNVKGHQLTARVDPRSSAREGDLIKVGFDVNKIHLFDKETEQTILNK